GCCGCTTTGTCGGGTGGACAGAAAGGAGAACCAATGGTTGAAAGAACGGCTGTACTCCTCGCGTTGGGCGCGCTCTTCATTGCCGGGTGTGATTTTCGCCCTAGCGTTTTTTCATCGGCGTTTTCCCAGTTTAGCTGCAAGTACCAGGGGGCGACGTATTCGCACGGCTCGATGGCCTGCCAATCGGGCACCCAGTACCGATGTGATGACGGAGAATGGAGGGATCTCGAAGTCGCTTGCAGGAGCGGCGACATCGAGGGGCGGATGGCTCCGGACGGGCGATCCTGTATGTACAGCGGCGCAACGGTTGCGACGCAGTCCACCATCTGCAAGGAGGGCACCACCTTCCGCTGCGAGGACGGTGAGTGGCGCAACCTCGGTACCGCTTGCCAGTAGGGTGTCTCGAAACAACCGAAAGCCCCGAAGCGTCCGACCCGGAGACGGTCGGCTCATTGTTCTGGCCTGGAGGTCGGGTAGTCCGTGGGCTACCCCGCAAACAGGTCGGGTGACTGTTTCAGCCACGGTCTTCAGGTCGTGTCGTAGCTCCGGCCACGCACAGAGCATCACGGCACAAATCGGGGCAGTTGCGCCGATTATGTGAGAGATTCTTGAGACAGCGACGGCAGCGGCACGCCGAGTACACCAGCACCGGGATTGCGGCGAGGTCTGGGTCCGCGAGCTGCCGGCTACGAAATTTCATTACGGGCATCGTCAGATCAAGCACGATCAGGCATGGACGAAGGCCGCTGTGCTGGGGGGTCTCCGCTGACTACCTGCTGCATGGCGGCAGAACGGGCCGGGAATGGTGTCAATCAGCTTCGCTCCCTGGCGCGCTCTCGACAGGCGCTGGTACTGGATAATCTCGCCCTGCGCCACCAACTCGCCACCCTGGCGCACCGCGCCCGCCGTTCACGCCTCGTACCGGTAGACCGCCTGTTCTGGGTCGCCCTGCGTGCGGTGTGGACCGACTGGGCCAGGTCCCTCGTCATAGTCAAACCAGCCACCGTGGTTGCCTGGCACCGCCGTGCGTATCGTGCGTACTGGCGCTGGATCTCGCGTAAGCCCGGCCGCCCCCGAACCGACGCCCAGCTCCGTGATCTCATCCGCCGCATGGTTACGGAGAATCGGTGGGGCGCCCCGCGCATCCATGGTGAGCTGTTGAAGCTCGGCTTTCGAGTTTCTGAGCGGACGGTGTCGCGTTATGTCCGGACGTCACCGCCCCGGCGCCCACCCGGTCCATCCTGGAAGACGTTTCTGGACAATCACCGGGACGTGCTCGCAGCGATGGACTTCTTCACCGTGCCGACGCTGAGCTTTCGGCTCCTTTATGTTCTATTGGTTATCCAGCACCGTCGTCGCACAGTGCTGCACTTCAACGTGACGGCCAACCCCACGGCAGCTTGGGTCACCCAGCAGCTGCGCGAGGCATTGCCCTTCGCGGCA
The genomic region above belongs to Candidatus Binatia bacterium and contains:
- a CDS encoding integrase; the encoded protein is MAAERAGNGVNQLRSLARSRQALVLDNLALRHQLATLAHRARRSRLVPVDRLFWVALRAVWTDWARSLVIVKPATVVAWHRRAYRAYWRWISRKPGRPRTDAQLRDLIRRMVTENRWGAPRIHGELLKLGFRVSERTVSRYVRTSPPRRPPGPSWKTFLDNHRDVLAAMDFFTVPTLSFRLLYVLLVIQHRRRTVLHFNVTANPTAAWVTQQLREALPFAA